The nucleotide window CAAGGCCGCTTTCAACTCGCCGAGGTGCACCAGTTCCCGGCACAGGGCGGTTTTTTCTATGCGGAACAACCGCCCGCTGGTAATGCCGCGGAATTCGCCTCGCGATGGATTGTCGGCCAGGATCCCCTCCTCACCGAGGATTTCCCCTGGCCCCATGCGTCCGGCCTCGACCATTTTCTCGCCGTCATGGATCGAGACGGAAACCACCCCGCTACTGATGACCATCAGGCAATCGGCAACCTCGCCGAATGCCAGGATCACCTCATCGGCCTGGTAATCGACCGGGACCATGTCATCGGCGAGACGTGCGCGCTCGTCGCCATCCAGCGCGCGGAAAATACGCACGTCCTCCAGCAACTGACGCTGGCGGCTCCAGGGCTCAGCGTCCAGCCCACTGCCCCAGATGACGCCGGAGGCTTCGAGGTGGCGGTGGGCGAGGTCGAACATCAGGTTGCAGACTTCGGTCTTGTGCCTGGCAGACGCGACGAAGCCCTTGAGCTCATATTCGGTGTATTCCAGATGGGAAGCCTTGACCGAGGCCTTGGCGGAGAACGCCGGCAGTAACGCCCGGGTGCCATGCAAGGCTTTTTCCAGGGCATCGATGACGCGACGCGGGCGCACGTGGCTGGGCACGGCGATGCAGACGCTGACGCCGTGGGCGTCCCCTGGCCGGCTGAAATTGAGCAGGCGCGCCTTGGCCGCCAGAGAGTTGGGCACCACGGCCATGCCCCCCATGTCGGTCATCAGGTGAGTGGAGCGCCAATCGATCTCCACCACCCGGCCCTTGATGCCGTCGATGGAGATCCAGTCATCGATCTGATAAGGCTTGGTGGTGTTGAGCACGATGCCGGAAAACATATCGCTGAGGGTGCTCTGCAACGCCAGGCCCACGACGATCGCCATGGCTCCGGAGGTCGCCAGCAACCCTTTGACCGGCAACTGCAAGACATACGCCGCGGCGCCGATGATACCGATCAGGAAAATGACCGCGCCCATCAGGTCCTGGAACAAACGCGCGCTGTGGCCAACCCGGGACAACAGACCGTTCCCCAGCACTACGGTCAGTGTCCTGGCCGCGAACAACCACCAGCCAATTCCTAGCACCGTGCCCATCAGGTTCAGGATCGCATCGTCGGGCCATAGCGGTGGTTGCAACGGGCTGATGCCGGCTGCGGTCATGACCCCGCAGAACATCACGAAGACGCCGATACGTGCGCACATCCGCAGATGACGTCGCGAAGCGCCGATGAACTGCCACAGCGCCAGGTCGATCAGGATCAGAATGACGCCACAGACCAGCGGATGATGTTGCGCAAACGTGATCATGACGGACCTCCTCGGCGCGTGACCGGATGCACTGGTCATGCACTGTAAAGGACCGGCTCACGGAGGGGCATTTCTACATCGGTGCTAGCGGTTCATACCTGGGTATGAGCGACGAACATGCAGCCATGTCCCAAATGCGCGTTTTGCGGGCAAACAGTCATTTACGCACCTGGCCCAGGCCACTCCATCCGTCTAAAGTGGGCGTTTTTCCCTTGCGGTGTTTTCATGAATCTCTGGTTCCGACTGTTGCTGATGCTGTTTCGTCGTCCCTGGCGCAAGCCGACGGCCCCTCTGGGCACCACCGTGGTGCGCATGCGCGTATGGCCACTGGACCTGGACCTCAACCGCCATGTCACCAACGGCCGCTACTTCACCTTGGCTGACGTAGGCCGCATGGATTTCGTGCTGCGCAGCGGCGCCTACAAAGTAGCGCTGCGCAACCGGGCGGTGCCTATCGTGGGGGATGTCTGGGGCAAGTTCCGGAGGGAATTGAAACTGTTCGAAGCGTTCGAGGTGCATACCCGGATACTGGGCTGGGATGAAAAGTGGACGTTCATGGAGCACCGTTTCATGAGCCGGGGACGCGTGGTCGGGGTGGTGATCATGCGTGGCCTGTTCCGCTCGGCTAAAGGCACGGTGGCACCGGGTGAATTTGTCCGCGAGCTGGGGCTGGCCGAACGGTCGCCGGCCATGGCGCAATGGCTGACGAGCTGGTCGCAAAGCTGCGATGACTTGAGCCTCGAGCTTCGACTGGAAGAAGGCGCACGCACCGACGCACGCTAACCGTCAGCCCCTGCCCGATCCCCGCCTATACTCTTCTGCCAATCCCCCCTGGGGCCTGCACTTCCAACAATAAAAAGCAGAGGTGGAACATGGTCTGGCAACAAGTCTACGATCCCTTCGGTAATGCGGTGCTGTCGACGTTCCTGGCGGCGGTCCCGGTGGTGGTGATGTTGGCGTCCCTGGCGTTCTTTCATATCAAGGCACACCTGGCGGCGTTGCTGGCCCTGGCGTCGGCCCTGCTGATCGCGATTTTCGCCTTCGGCATGCCGGCCGACATGGCCGGTTCGGCGGCGCTCTACGGGGCGGCCAACGGGTTGCTGCCCATTGGCTGGATTGTCCTCAACATTATCTTCCTGCATCGGCTGACCACCGAAAACGGTTCGTTCAAAGTCCTGCAGGATTCCCTGGCACGCATCACCGATGACCGGCGCCTGCAATTGCTGCTGATCGCCTTCTGCTTCGGTGCGTTCTTCGAGGGCGCGGCAGGCTTCGGTACGCCGGTGGCGGTGACCGGGGCGATCCTGATCGGGCTGGGTTTTTCACCGCTGGCCGCCTCGGGCCTGGCGTTGATCGCCAACACCGCGCCGGTGGCGTTCGGCGCCTTGGGCACCCCTGTCATCACCCTGGCCAAGGTCACCGGGCTGGATGAAATGGAACTGTCGATGATGGTGGGCCGGCAGTTGCCGTTCTTTTCGGTGATCGTGCCGTTCTGGCTGATCTGGGCCTTTGCCGGTTGGCGCAAGATGCTGGAGGTCTGGCCGGCGATCCTGGTGGCCGGCGTCAGCTTCGCCATCCCGCAATTCGTGGTCTCCAACTACCATGGGCCGATGCTGGTGGATGTGATTGCCGCGCTGATTTCCATGGCCTGTCTTACCGGGTTCCTCAAGGTCTGGAAACCGGCCACGGTGCATACCTCCGCAGCGTTGTCGGGGCGCCACGACGATTCGAAGATCGATGCCAGCGAAGAACAGCAGCCGGTGACCGGCACGGCGTTTTCCAGTGACAGCCGACCGGCGGTGCTGCGGGCCTGGATGCCGTGGATCATCCTCACGGTGTTCGTGTTCGCCTGGGGTACCCAGGGCTTCAAGAACCTGTTCGATACCCGCCCGGCGATCGACCCACAGACCCAGTCGGCCAGACTCGACCCCCAAGGCAAGCCGATGCGCGAGGCGAATCCACTGTTCTCGCCCACGGTGACCTTCAGCACCCTGCACCAGCAGATCGAGAAAGTCCCGCCCGTGGTGCCGCAGCCTAAAACCGAGGAAGCGATCTACAAGTTCAACTGGTTCACCGCTACCGGCAGCGGCATCTTCCTGGCGGCGATCCTCGGTGGGTTGCTGATGGGCTACTCGATCCCGCAGCTGCTGCGCCAGTACCTGCGAACGTTGTGGGTGGTGCGTTACTCACTGATCACCATCGTGGCGATGCTCGCGCTGGGGTTCCTGACACGCTATTCGGGCCTGGACGCCACCATGGGCCTGGCCTTCGCCGCCACGGGCATTTTCTACCCCATGTTCGGCACCCTGCTGGGCTGGCTCGGCGTGGCACTGACCGGCTCGGACACCGCCTCCAACGTGCTGTTCGGCGGCCTGCAACGGGTGACTTCGGAGCAGTTGGGCCTGAGCCCGGTGTTGATGGCCGCCGCCAACAGTTCCGGCGGGGTCATGGGCAAGATGGTCGATGCCCAGTCGATCGTGGTCGCCTCCACCGCCACCCGTTGGTATGGCCATGAAGGGGAAATCCTGCGCTACGTGTTTTTCCACTCGGTGGTGCTGGCGATCCTGGTGGGCGGGCTGGTAACGCTGCAGGCGTATGTCGAGCCGTTCAGTCGCATGGTGGTCGGAGGGCATTGACGGGCACGTCTACCGATCATTCCCGCGCTCTGCGTGGGAATGATCGGTAGGGATGTCTTACTGAACGTTCTTCAGCTTGACCACATCCCCGGACACCGACGTGGTGTAACCGGTCAGGACCCAGGCCCAGAACCAGTTTTCCTGCACTTGGGTGTTGATCATGGCGTCGCCGCCCTTGGCCTTGATCGCCGCAGTCTGGGCGCGCACGAAGCGGTTGTTCTGGCGGATCGGGATCACGCCGAACAGCAACAGGCCGGTGGCCTTCGCTTCACTGTGGCCGACAACGGTGTACTGGCTGCTGTCGTACTGCTGGGTCTTCATCGGGGTGCCGGTGCAACCCGCCAGGACCAGGCCGAACAGTGCGGTGGCGACAATTTTGCTGAAACTTTTCATTGACTACTCCATGGGAAAACGCCCGGGATCCATCTCTCGGGCGGCGCGTACTCTACCCGATCAACATCAAGTTGACATTATCTACGCGCAACTCGCAGACCCGCCCTGAAGCGCCAGTTAGAGCCATTCGTCAGTTGTCCCTCCAACGTCCTCCAGTGAATCGGCGCCATGTCGATAACCAGACGATTGCGCCACGGAAGGCAAATCCTGCCCTTGCCGGCGGACATCGATCCGCACCGGCTACCCCGTTGGAGCGCTTGACCATGATTGACCTGACTGTCTGGAATATCACCCTTCCGATACAAACCCCGGCCGTGACCGTTGCGACCAAAGCGGTTCCGACCCTGCGCAACCAGTACTTCACCAACACCGGTGACAAGATCGTGTTCTGGGCCCCCGTGACCGGGTCCCACACCGGTAAGAGCGAATACCCGCGCTCCGAGCTGCGGGAAACCTCGAAAGACGGCAAGCTGCGCAACTGGCGATATAACAGCGGGGTCAATGCCCTCAAAGGCACCCTGGCCGTGAATCAGGTGCCCTCGGCCGGTCGCGTGGTCGTCGCGCAGATCCACGCCAAGGATGCGCCCACCCCCTTGCTCAAGCTCGTCTACCGTTTCACCAAGGGGGTCGGCAACCTGGATGTCGAATACCGGGTCAAGCCCAAGGATGCAAAAAGCCCGGTGATGTTCACCGTGCCAAACGTTGCCTTGAACAAAGTCTTCACCTATTCCCTGCAGATGGACAAACAGGGCAAGGTCTCCGTGCTGATCAACAACGTCGGCAAACAGGTGAAACTGGACCCGTCCTGGTATGGCTACAACTTCTATTTCAAGGCGGGCGTCTACACCCTGGACAACGTCGGCTATGCCAGCGAAGGCGGAAAAGTGACCTACACCAAACTGAACGTCAGTCATCTATGACCGACGTTCAGCCCGATGCCTGCGCTTCAGGCCTTTGAGGGGACGGCTACCGCTTGCCGGCCACTGAAGGCAAACAGGAAGCAGACGAACACCAGCAACGCAAACCCGGCCGGGAACAGCCAGATGCTGGTCCAGTCATGACCGCCCGCCCCGGCAAAATGATCGGTGACCTGCCCCGCTACCCGGAAGCCGATCAACATGCCCAGGCCATAGGTCGCCAGGGTGATCAACCCTTGGGCTGAACTGCGCAGATGCTCCGGCGCCTTGGCGTCGGTGTAGATCTGTCCCGATACGAAAAAGAAGTCATAGCAGATGCCATGCAGGGCAATGCCGGTGAACAGCATGAACGCCAGGTCACCGTTGTTGCCGTAGGCAAACAGCAGGTAGCGCAACGCCCACGCCAGCATCCCCACCAGCAACGCCAACTTGATCCCGAAGCGCTGGATGAACAGCGGCAACAGCAGCATGAACAGCACCTCGGACACTTGCCCGATGGCCATCTTCGCCGTGGGGTTGGTCATGCCGGTCTCGGCCAGGAACGGGTTGGCATTCTGGTAATAGAACGCCAACGGGATGCAGATCAGGATCGAGGCGACGAAGAACACCAGGTAACTGCGGTCCTTGAGCAGCCCCAGGGCATCCAGGCCCAGCAGTTGTTTGATTCCGCCGCCGGCTTCGGCCTTGAGCGGTGCCGTGGCCGGCAGCGTGAGGCTGTAGATGCCCAAGGCCAGCGAAGCGATCGCCGCCATCAGGAAGGTATTGCGCAAACCGCCCGCCGCAATGGCTTCCCGTGAATCCCAGGCGAACACAAAACTGATGACCACGCCCGCGACGATCCAGCCGATGGTGCCCCACACCCGCACACGGGAGAACTCCAGCGCCGGATCGCGCATCTGCCGGAACGCCACGGAATTGACCAGGGCCAGGGTCGGCATGTAGACCACCATGTACGCTAGCACGTAGGGATAGAAGCCACTGAAGTCCTGCGCCGAATACAGCTGATACAGCAGCACCGCGCCCAGCAGGTGCAGCACCGCCAGGATACGTTCGGCATTGAAGTAACGGTCGGCGATCAGGCCGATCACGAACGGCGCGATGATCGCGCCCCAGGACTGGGTGGAAAACGCCATGCCGACCTGCCCACCGCTGGCGCCCAGGCTGCTGGAAAGAAAGGTCCCGAGGGTGACGAACCAGCCACCCCAGATAAAGAACTGCAGGAACATCATCACGCTCAAGCGTGCGTTCATCGTGGTCATGACAGTCACCGTCTATTTGTTGTTCTTGTAAGCCAGCCCGTTGGTAAAGCTTTTTGTGGCGAGGGGATTCATCCCCGTTGGGCTGCGCAGCAGCCCCAAAACCCGACACCTCGGTGTGCCTGATAGACCGCATTGGGGCTGCTGCGCAGCCCAGCGGGGATGAATCCCCTCGCCACAGAGGCTATTTCTGCAATCCAAGCAACCGCCGATTGAACGCTTCATCCGCCGTTACCCCGGCAAAATCATCGAAAGCCTTGCGAGTCTTGCGGATCATGTGCCGCTCGATGAACGCCGCCCCTTCAGCCGCGCCCTGTTGCGAATCCTTCAGGCAACACTCCCATTCCAGCACCGCCCAGCCGCTGAAGTCGTACTGGGTCAATTTGCTGAAGATCGACTTGAAATCGATCTGCCCATCACCCAGGGAACGGAACCGGCCGGGGCGTTCCACCCAGCCCTGGTAACCGCCGTACACACCGGACCGGGCATCGGGGCGGAACTCGGCGTCCTTGACGTGGAACATGCGGATGCGCGCGTGGTAGCGGTCGATGAAACCCAGATAGTCCATTTGTTGCAGTAGCAGGTGGCTGGGGTCGTAGAGGATGGCCGCCCGCGGATGGTGATCGACCGCTTCCAGGAAACGCTCGAACGAGGCGCCGTCGTGGAGGTCTTCGCCGGGATGGATTTCGTAGCACAGGTCCACCCCGGCCGCCTCGAAGCAATCGAGAATCGGCAACCAGCGCCGGGCCAGCTCGGCGAAACCTTGCTCGACAAGCCCGCTCGGGCGTTGTGGCCACGGGTACATGTAGGGCCACAACAGCGCGCCGGAAAACGTCGCATGGGCTTTGAGCCCCAGGCGTTGGCTGGCCCGGGCCGCCAGTTTGAGCTGGTCGATGGCCCATTCGGTCCGGGCCTGGGGTTGGCCGCGCAGAGGGGCCGGGGCGAAGTCGTCGAACAGCGCGTCGAACGCCGGGTGCACCGCGACCAGCTGGCCCTGCAGGTGCGTCGACAGTTCGCTGATCTCGACACCGGCCTCTGCGCAGGTGGCCTTGAGTTCATCGCAATAGGCCTGATCCTCGGCGGCCCGGGCCAAGTCAATGTAACGCGTGCCCAGGGTGGGCAACTGAATGGCTTTGTAGCCCTGTGAGGCGGCCCATCGGGCGATGTTCGCCAAGGTGTCGAAAGGCGCCTCATCGGACATGAACTGGGCCAGGAAAATGGCCGGCCCGCGCAGGCCGCTCGGTGTTTGATCGACGGTACTCACAGCAGCGACTCTCCGGTTTGCAGCGCGGTCCACTTCGCCTCGCCACGATGATTGATGACGGCGGCCTCGATGAACGCCATGCCGCGCAAGCCGGTTTCGATGCCGGGTACGCCAGGCGCATCGGGGCCTTCGATCCGTCCGCGAATGGCCCGGGCGAAATCGCCGTAGAGGTTGGCCATGGCCTCCAGATACCCCTCGGGATGCCCCGCCGGCAGGCGCATGCGGCGTGTGGCGGCCTCGCACAACCACGGTTGGCCGACGCCGCAACGCAGGATGCTCAGGGGTTGGTCGAGGGCACGATGGATCAGGCTCGACGGTTCCTCCTGGCGCCATTCCAAGGCGCCCTTGTCCCCATAGACGCGGATCTTCAGCGGATTCTCTTCACCAGCGCAGACCTGACTGGCGATCAACACGCCACTGGCGCCGTCACTCATGCGCAACAGCATCGCGACGTCATCGTCCAGTTGCCGGCCCGGGATGTGAGTGCCCAAGGCCGCACAAAGCTGTTCGACGTGCTGCCCGGTCACGAACTCCGCCAGGGAAAACGCATGGGTGCCGATGTCGCCGATGCAGCCGCCCAGGCCGGACTGCTCGGGGTCATCGCGCCAACCAGCCTGTTTGTTGCCCTGCCCGGCGACGTCCTGGCTGAGCCAGCCCTGGGGATACTCCACCAGCACTTTGCGCACCGTGCCGATCACACCGGTGCGCACCATCTCCCGCGCCTGCCAGACCATGGGATACCCCAGGTAGGTGTGGGCCAGGCCATACAGACAGTCGCTGTCGTCCAGCACGTCCTTGAGCGTGAGCAGCTCACGCAGGTTCAACGCCGCGGGCTTTTCGCTGAACACATGGAAACCCACCTTCAATGCCTGGCCGGCAATCGGTGCGTGCAGATGATTGGGCGTCACGATGACCAGCAGTTCCATGCGCCGGTCAGCGGGCAATGCCGCTTCGGCGTCCAACAGTTGCTGCCAGTCGCTGTAGCAGCGGGAAGCGGCCAGCCCCAGGGCTGCGCCGGTTTGTTGATTGTTGCGGGCATCGCGACTGAACGCCCCACACACCAACTCGAACCCGCCATCCAGGCCCGCGGCCTGACGATGGGCCTGGCCAATGAAAGCGCCCTCCCCACCGCCTACGAAACCCAGTCTTATTTTCGGTGCTACAGGACTCATCGCGATTCTCTCAGGCCAGGGCTGATGACAATGTAACCGGTTACATCACAGCGGAATCTAGGCTCAGTTTCGCGACGTGTCAAACCCTACGGTCTTCATGCAGGGACGTTTGTGAGGCGACCAACCTGCGGTAAGCTCCCCTTCGTGCCGCTATTTTCCGGCGCTCGATCGAGGTGCTTTTGTCCAATATCCGTGAAGTGGCCCGGCTGGCCGGCGTGTCGGTGGCCACGGTTTCCAGAACGCTGAAATCCCCTGAACGGGTCTTGCCCGAGACACGGGACAAGGTCAACGCGGCGGTGGAACAGGCCGGCTACCGGCCGAACCTGATGGCCGTGCAGTTCCGCTCCCGGCGCACCGGCAACCTGGTGATTCTGGTGCCGACCATCGCCAATACGTTCTTTGCCCGGGTCATCAGCGGTGCCCAGCAGTCCGCCCAGGCGGCGGGTTATCGGCTGCTGCTGTGCGACACCCAGGGCCAGGCAGAAGTCGAGCGGGAATTCGCGGCGCTGGTCTATGCGCACCAGGCAGACGGCGTGATCCAGTTGCGGGCAAGCAATCCTTTCGCGTCACTCCCTCCAGGCGCCGAAGCCCTGCCGCTGGTCAACGCCTGCGAAGTGGTCAAGGATGCCGACTATCCCACCATCAGCCTCGACAACCGCGCCGCCGCCCAGGCCATGACCGAATACCTGATCGGCCTCGGTCACCGCCGCATCGGCATCATCAAGGGCCCCCGCAGCAGCCCCCTGACGCTGGACCGCGTGGCCGGTTACGAGGATGCCTTGCGCCAGGCCGGCCTGGCCGTCGACCCAGGCTTGATCTGCCACGGCGATTTCACCTTGAACGCCGGGTACGACGGAGCCGGTGCGATGCTGGCGCTGGCCGAGCGCCCCAGCGCGCTGTTCTGCGAAAACGACGAGATGGCCATCGGTGCCCTCAAGCGCATCAAGGCGTCGGGGTTGCGGGTACCCGAGGACATTTCTCTGGTGGGGTTCGACGACATCCCGTTCGCGGCGTATTGCGATCCGCCCCTGACCACCATTGCGCAGCCTGCCGAGATCTTTGGCCGCAAGGCTGTAGAGATGCTGATCGCGCTGATCGAAAAGACGCCCGTCACCGAGCGGCATGTGACGTTGCCGTTTGAATTGACGGTGCGGGGTAGCAGTGCGGCACCCGGGTCAGCGTCCTCCGGGGATAAGGAAAA belongs to Pseudomonas sp. B21-028 and includes:
- a CDS encoding sugar phosphate isomerase/epimerase family protein, with protein sequence MSDEAPFDTLANIARWAASQGYKAIQLPTLGTRYIDLARAAEDQAYCDELKATCAEAGVEISELSTHLQGQLVAVHPAFDALFDDFAPAPLRGQPQARTEWAIDQLKLAARASQRLGLKAHATFSGALLWPYMYPWPQRPSGLVEQGFAELARRWLPILDCFEAAGVDLCYEIHPGEDLHDGASFERFLEAVDHHPRAAILYDPSHLLLQQMDYLGFIDRYHARIRMFHVKDAEFRPDARSGVYGGYQGWVERPGRFRSLGDGQIDFKSIFSKLTQYDFSGWAVLEWECCLKDSQQGAAEGAAFIERHMIRKTRKAFDDFAGVTADEAFNRRLLGLQK
- a CDS encoding L-lactate permease gives rise to the protein MVWQQVYDPFGNAVLSTFLAAVPVVVMLASLAFFHIKAHLAALLALASALLIAIFAFGMPADMAGSAALYGAANGLLPIGWIVLNIIFLHRLTTENGSFKVLQDSLARITDDRRLQLLLIAFCFGAFFEGAAGFGTPVAVTGAILIGLGFSPLAASGLALIANTAPVAFGALGTPVITLAKVTGLDEMELSMMVGRQLPFFSVIVPFWLIWAFAGWRKMLEVWPAILVAGVSFAIPQFVVSNYHGPMLVDVIAALISMACLTGFLKVWKPATVHTSAALSGRHDDSKIDASEEQQPVTGTAFSSDSRPAVLRAWMPWIILTVFVFAWGTQGFKNLFDTRPAIDPQTQSARLDPQGKPMREANPLFSPTVTFSTLHQQIEKVPPVVPQPKTEEAIYKFNWFTATGSGIFLAAILGGLLMGYSIPQLLRQYLRTLWVVRYSLITIVAMLALGFLTRYSGLDATMGLAFAATGIFYPMFGTLLGWLGVALTGSDTASNVLFGGLQRVTSEQLGLSPVLMAAANSSGGVMGKMVDAQSIVVASTATRWYGHEGEILRYVFFHSVVLAILVGGLVTLQAYVEPFSRMVVGGH
- a CDS encoding Gfo/Idh/MocA family protein — its product is MSPVAPKIRLGFVGGGEGAFIGQAHRQAAGLDGGFELVCGAFSRDARNNQQTGAALGLAASRCYSDWQQLLDAEAALPADRRMELLVIVTPNHLHAPIAGQALKVGFHVFSEKPAALNLRELLTLKDVLDDSDCLYGLAHTYLGYPMVWQAREMVRTGVIGTVRKVLVEYPQGWLSQDVAGQGNKQAGWRDDPEQSGLGGCIGDIGTHAFSLAEFVTGQHVEQLCAALGTHIPGRQLDDDVAMLLRMSDGASGVLIASQVCAGEENPLKIRVYGDKGALEWRQEEPSSLIHRALDQPLSILRCGVGQPWLCEAATRRMRLPAGHPEGYLEAMANLYGDFARAIRGRIEGPDAPGVPGIETGLRGMAFIEAAVINHRGEAKWTALQTGESLL
- a CDS encoding mechanosensitive ion channel family protein, whose translation is MITFAQHHPLVCGVILILIDLALWQFIGASRRHLRMCARIGVFVMFCGVMTAAGISPLQPPLWPDDAILNLMGTVLGIGWWLFAARTLTVVLGNGLLSRVGHSARLFQDLMGAVIFLIGIIGAAAYVLQLPVKGLLATSGAMAIVVGLALQSTLSDMFSGIVLNTTKPYQIDDWISIDGIKGRVVEIDWRSTHLMTDMGGMAVVPNSLAAKARLLNFSRPGDAHGVSVCIAVPSHVRPRRVIDALEKALHGTRALLPAFSAKASVKASHLEYTEYELKGFVASARHKTEVCNLMFDLAHRHLEASGVIWGSGLDAEPWSRQRQLLEDVRIFRALDGDERARLADDMVPVDYQADEVILAFGEVADCLMVISSGVVSVSIHDGEKMVEAGRMGPGEILGEEGILADNPSRGEFRGITSGRLFRIEKTALCRELVHLGELKAALSNLQGQREEIRETVVMQKAVEPKRNRFLQWFRHR
- a CDS encoding polysaccharide lyase family 7 protein — encoded protein: MIDLTVWNITLPIQTPAVTVATKAVPTLRNQYFTNTGDKIVFWAPVTGSHTGKSEYPRSELRETSKDGKLRNWRYNSGVNALKGTLAVNQVPSAGRVVVAQIHAKDAPTPLLKLVYRFTKGVGNLDVEYRVKPKDAKSPVMFTVPNVALNKVFTYSLQMDKQGKVSVLINNVGKQVKLDPSWYGYNFYFKAGVYTLDNVGYASEGGKVTYTKLNVSHL
- a CDS encoding nucleoside permease, which encodes MTTMNARLSVMMFLQFFIWGGWFVTLGTFLSSSLGASGGQVGMAFSTQSWGAIIAPFVIGLIADRYFNAERILAVLHLLGAVLLYQLYSAQDFSGFYPYVLAYMVVYMPTLALVNSVAFRQMRDPALEFSRVRVWGTIGWIVAGVVISFVFAWDSREAIAAGGLRNTFLMAAIASLALGIYSLTLPATAPLKAEAGGGIKQLLGLDALGLLKDRSYLVFFVASILICIPLAFYYQNANPFLAETGMTNPTAKMAIGQVSEVLFMLLLPLFIQRFGIKLALLVGMLAWALRYLLFAYGNNGDLAFMLFTGIALHGICYDFFFVSGQIYTDAKAPEHLRSSAQGLITLATYGLGMLIGFRVAGQVTDHFAGAGGHDWTSIWLFPAGFALLVFVCFLFAFSGRQAVAVPSKA
- a CDS encoding thioesterase family protein; this encodes MNLWFRLLLMLFRRPWRKPTAPLGTTVVRMRVWPLDLDLNRHVTNGRYFTLADVGRMDFVLRSGAYKVALRNRAVPIVGDVWGKFRRELKLFEAFEVHTRILGWDEKWTFMEHRFMSRGRVVGVVIMRGLFRSAKGTVAPGEFVRELGLAERSPAMAQWLTSWSQSCDDLSLELRLEEGARTDAR
- a CDS encoding LacI family DNA-binding transcriptional regulator, whose product is MSNIREVARLAGVSVATVSRTLKSPERVLPETRDKVNAAVEQAGYRPNLMAVQFRSRRTGNLVILVPTIANTFFARVISGAQQSAQAAGYRLLLCDTQGQAEVEREFAALVYAHQADGVIQLRASNPFASLPPGAEALPLVNACEVVKDADYPTISLDNRAAAQAMTEYLIGLGHRRIGIIKGPRSSPLTLDRVAGYEDALRQAGLAVDPGLICHGDFTLNAGYDGAGAMLALAERPSALFCENDEMAIGALKRIKASGLRVPEDISLVGFDDIPFAAYCDPPLTTIAQPAEIFGRKAVEMLIALIEKTPVTERHVTLPFELTVRGSSAAPGSASSGDKEK